A genomic segment from Malus domestica chromosome 05, GDT2T_hap1 encodes:
- the LOC103436232 gene encoding uncharacterized protein — protein sequence MAYHGRSQTSSFLEGFSLSPLPYPVLLILAVISIFLGISWYSSYESAVEEAEEQFNWVLLLIPIVLILIVKGLSSMDPDWLFSMSPWDRRRRTHHIPSEGSSPWGVAAFIILLLVLLQYRSSFRDSWLI from the coding sequence ATGGCTTACCATGGAAGAAGCCAAACCAGCTCCTTCTTAGAAGGGTTTTCTCTAAGCCCCCTGCCCTACCCAGTTCTCCTAATCCTGGCAGTAATCTCCATCTTCCTGGGCATCTCATGGTACTCCTCCTATGAGTCAGCTGTGGAAGAAGCTGAAGAGCAATTCAATTGGGTTCTTTTGCTCATACCAATAGTTCTCATCCTCATTGTGAAGGGCCTCTCATCTATGGATCCTGATTGGCTCTTCTCCATGTCGCCGTGGGACCGCCGCCGGAGGACTCACCATATACCTTCAGAGGGAAGCTCACCTTGGGGTGTTGCTGCTTTCATTATTCTCTTGCTTGTTTTGCTGCAATACCGGTCTTCTTTTCGTGATAGCTGGCTCATTTAA